In a single window of the Azospirillum thiophilum genome:
- a CDS encoding LysR family transcriptional regulator, whose amino-acid sequence MRHDLGDLNAFVAVARARGFRDAARAGNVSASALSEAVRRLEGQLGVRLLNRTTRSVVPTEAGERLLARLGPALREVNAALDVVNGFRDRVAGTLRLNVPVVAARLVLPAIVPPFLAAYPEIQLDVMAEDSFVDVLAAGCDAGIRYDERLEQDMIAVPIGPRRQRFATAASPSYLAARGRPEHPRDLMAHACLRGRFSSGAMPPWEFEREGEVIRLDPSGPLVVGSGSAMELAIETAISGTGVIHLFEQWLRPHLDSGALEPVLEPWWQSFAGPFLYYPGRRLVPAPLRAFLDFVKARGAAG is encoded by the coding sequence ATGCGACATGACCTGGGAGACCTGAACGCCTTCGTCGCCGTGGCGCGGGCACGCGGCTTTCGCGACGCTGCGCGCGCGGGCAACGTCAGCGCCTCCGCCCTCAGCGAAGCCGTGCGGCGGCTGGAAGGGCAACTCGGCGTCAGGCTGCTCAACCGCACCACGCGGAGCGTGGTGCCGACGGAAGCGGGCGAGCGGCTGCTGGCCCGGCTCGGCCCGGCCCTGCGCGAGGTGAACGCCGCGCTCGACGTGGTGAACGGGTTCCGTGACCGTGTGGCAGGCACTCTCAGGCTCAACGTGCCCGTCGTCGCGGCACGGCTGGTCCTGCCGGCGATCGTGCCCCCCTTCCTCGCAGCCTATCCCGAGATACAGCTGGATGTGATGGCGGAGGACAGCTTCGTCGACGTGCTGGCCGCCGGGTGCGACGCCGGCATCCGCTACGACGAACGGCTGGAACAGGATATGATCGCCGTCCCCATCGGTCCACGCCGGCAGCGCTTCGCGACCGCGGCCTCGCCCTCCTACCTCGCAGCGAGGGGACGTCCCGAACATCCCCGCGACCTGATGGCCCATGCATGCTTGCGCGGGCGCTTTTCCAGCGGCGCCATGCCACCCTGGGAGTTCGAGCGCGAGGGGGAGGTGATCCGGCTGGACCCATCCGGGCCGCTGGTGGTGGGTTCGGGAAGCGCCATGGAACTTGCGATCGAAACGGCCATTTCCGGTACCGGGGTGATCCACCTGTTCGAGCAATGGCTGCGGCCGCATCTGGACAGCGGGGCGCTGGAACCGGTGCTCGAGCCGTGGTGGCAGTCCTTTGCCGGTCCCTTCCTCTATTATCCCGGACGGCGCCTGGTGCCGGCACCGCTCCGGGCCTTCCTCGATTTCGTCAAGGCAAGGGGCGCGGCGGGCTGA